The following proteins are co-located in the Mobula hypostoma chromosome 4, sMobHyp1.1, whole genome shotgun sequence genome:
- the LOC134345240 gene encoding S-phase kinase-associated protein 1-like isoform X1 gives MDDPFVAGVKRMPAIKLQSSDGEIFEVDVEIAKQSITIKTMLEDLGMDDEGDDDPVPLPNVNAAILKKVIQWCTHHRDDPPPPEDDENKEKRTDDIPVWDQEFLKVDQGTLFELILAANYLDIKGLLDVTCKTVANMIKGKTPEEIRKTFNIKNDFTEEEEAQVRKENQWCEEK, from the exons ATGGATGATCCATTTGTTGCAGGTGTAAAG AGAATGCCAGCCATTAAGCTGCAGAGTTCAGATGGAGAGATATTCGAGGTTGATGTAGAAATAGCAAAACAATCCATCACTATAAAGACTATGTTGGAAG ATCTGGGAATGGATGATGAAGGTGATGATGATCCAGTTCCTCTACCAAATGTGAATGCTGCAATTCTGAAAAAG GTGATCCAGTGGTGCACACATCACCGGGATGATCCTCCACCACCAGAAGATGATGAAAACAAAGAGAAGAGAACTGATGACATACCTGTGTGGGATCAAGAGTTTCTGAAAGTTGACCAGGGTACTCTCTTTGAATTAATTCTG GCAGCAAACTACCTTGATATCAAGGGACTACTAGATGTAACTTGCAAAACTGTGGCCAACATGATAAAAGGAAAAACACCTGAAGAGATTCGCAAAACTTTCAATATCAAGAATGATTTTACCGAGGAAGAAGAAGCACAG GTACGGAAGGAGAACCAGTGGTGTGAAGAGAAGTGA
- the LOC134345240 gene encoding S-phase kinase-associated protein 1-like isoform X2, with translation MPAIKLQSSDGEIFEVDVEIAKQSITIKTMLEDLGMDDEGDDDPVPLPNVNAAILKKVIQWCTHHRDDPPPPEDDENKEKRTDDIPVWDQEFLKVDQGTLFELILAANYLDIKGLLDVTCKTVANMIKGKTPEEIRKTFNIKNDFTEEEEAQVRKENQWCEEK, from the exons ATGCCAGCCATTAAGCTGCAGAGTTCAGATGGAGAGATATTCGAGGTTGATGTAGAAATAGCAAAACAATCCATCACTATAAAGACTATGTTGGAAG ATCTGGGAATGGATGATGAAGGTGATGATGATCCAGTTCCTCTACCAAATGTGAATGCTGCAATTCTGAAAAAG GTGATCCAGTGGTGCACACATCACCGGGATGATCCTCCACCACCAGAAGATGATGAAAACAAAGAGAAGAGAACTGATGACATACCTGTGTGGGATCAAGAGTTTCTGAAAGTTGACCAGGGTACTCTCTTTGAATTAATTCTG GCAGCAAACTACCTTGATATCAAGGGACTACTAGATGTAACTTGCAAAACTGTGGCCAACATGATAAAAGGAAAAACACCTGAAGAGATTCGCAAAACTTTCAATATCAAGAATGATTTTACCGAGGAAGAAGAAGCACAG GTACGGAAGGAGAACCAGTGGTGTGAAGAGAAGTGA